One genomic segment of Spirochaeta cellobiosiphila DSM 17781 includes these proteins:
- a CDS encoding MFS transporter: MNKLNKMTIPLLSISCGLIVANLYYAQPLIDLISKDINLKTSTAGLIVTMTQIGYVIGLIFIVPLSDLMENKKIMITTLALALIGLLIITISHQSLLLLFGSAILGIGSVTAQIIVPYGASMSEANERGKTVGTIMSGLFLGILFSRPLSSLIATFNSWRLVYALSALIILTVIILIFTLLPKRQVNTQLSYSKVIRSLGQILIHTPILRRRAIYQAALFGSFSIFWTVTPLWLKDHYNLTQGQITLFTLLGVGGAIGSPIAGRLADKGYTRALTGVAIVLVSLSFLITHMGSTGNISLIMFCISAVLLDTFVSFNLVLGQQQIYSLGDELRGRLNGLFMALFFIGGAIGSAIGTWAYTKGQWNLSSTIAITVLIITIVYYSTEYLPKKH, translated from the coding sequence ATGAACAAACTAAATAAAATGACCATCCCTTTACTTTCTATCTCATGTGGACTAATAGTCGCCAACCTTTATTATGCGCAACCATTGATTGATTTAATAAGCAAAGATATTAATCTAAAGACCAGTACTGCTGGCTTAATTGTAACAATGACTCAAATTGGCTATGTAATTGGACTTATCTTTATTGTCCCCCTAAGTGACTTGATGGAAAACAAAAAAATAATGATCACAACACTAGCTCTTGCACTCATAGGTTTACTAATAATAACGATTAGTCATCAAAGCTTATTATTATTGTTCGGTTCAGCAATATTAGGAATTGGATCAGTGACGGCCCAAATTATTGTTCCTTATGGTGCCAGTATGTCAGAGGCTAACGAAAGAGGTAAAACAGTAGGAACTATCATGAGTGGACTCTTTCTTGGAATTCTATTTTCCAGACCACTATCCAGCCTAATCGCAACTTTTAATAGTTGGAGACTTGTATATGCACTATCTGCGCTTATCATACTTACTGTAATAATATTGATATTTACCTTATTACCGAAACGACAGGTAAACACTCAGCTTAGTTACTCAAAAGTTATTCGTTCATTGGGACAAATACTAATTCATACCCCCATCCTCAGAAGAAGAGCTATTTATCAAGCAGCTCTATTTGGATCCTTCAGTATATTCTGGACAGTTACCCCATTGTGGTTAAAAGATCATTATAATCTCACTCAAGGGCAGATAACATTATTTACTTTACTAGGAGTAGGCGGAGCCATTGGATCTCCTATTGCAGGTCGCCTAGCGGACAAAGGATATACAAGGGCTCTTACTGGAGTGGCGATAGTATTAGTTTCACTTAGTTTTTTAATAACCCATATGGGGAGTACTGGTAATATTTCATTGATAATGTTTTGTATTTCCGCTGTATTACTCGATACCTTTGTATCCTTTAATCTAGTATTAGGCCAACAACAAATCTATTCATTAGGAGATGAATTAAGAGGACGCCTCAATGGATTATTTATGGCTTTGTTCTTTATTGGAGGTGCCATAGGATCGGCCATTGGAACTTGGGCATATACGAAAGGACAATGGAATCTTAGTTCGACTATTGCTATTACTGTACTTATTATCACTATAGTTTATTATTCAACAGAATATCTACCTAAGAAGCATTAG